A genomic window from Gossypium hirsutum isolate 1008001.06 chromosome D12, Gossypium_hirsutum_v2.1, whole genome shotgun sequence includes:
- the LOC107946250 gene encoding vignain — protein MVLKSMDMDIRKLILVLFLLALVFGVAESFDYYESDLASEESLWDLYERWRSQHTVSRDLEEKQKRFNVFKENLKHIHKVNQMDKPYKLKLNKYADMTNHEFMSTRSSKVSHYRMLHGPRQMTDFRHDKTDNLPPSIDWRTKGAVTGIKDQGKCGSCWAFSTVVAVEGINKIKTGELVTLSEQELVDCDKENQGCEGGLMEQAFQFIKQSDGITTENYYPYRAKDESCDSSKLNGPVVIIDGYEMVPEKDEKALMKAVANQPVSIAIDAGGTDFQFYSEGVFIGDCGTEPNHGVAVVGYGATLDGTKYWIVKNSWGEDWGEKGYIRMKRDVDAEEGLCGLTLEASYPVKLQSNNNRKSSPRSKAKDEL, from the exons ATGGTATTGAAGTCTATGGATATGGATATACGGAAGTTGATCTTGGTTTTGTTTTTGTTGGCTCTAGTTTTTGGTGTTGCTGAGAGTTTTGATTACTATGAGAGCGACCTGGCCTCAGAGGAGAGCCTGTGGGACTTGTATGAGAGATGGAGGAGCCAACATACAGTCTCCCGTGACCTGGAGGAGAAGCAAAAGCGTTTCAATGTGTTCAAGGAGAATCTTAAACATATCCACAAGGTGAACCAGATGGATAAGCCTTACAAGTTGAAACTGAACAAGTATGCTGATATGACCAACCATGAGTTCATGAGTACAAGGAGCTCAAAGGTTAGCCATTACCGGATGCTCCATGGTCCAAGGCAGATGACTGATTTCAGACATGATAAAACTGACAACCTACCTCCTTCCATTGATTGGAGGACGAAAGGAGCAGTGACTGGTATCAAGGACCAAGGCAAATGTG GTAGCTGCTGGGCATTTTCAACTGTCGTTGCAGTGGAGggtataaacaaaataaaaacaggGGAGCTTGTGACTTTATCCGAACAAGAGCTGGTTGATTGTGATAAGGAGAACCAAGGTTGTGAGGGAGGATTGATGGAACAAGCATTTCAGTTCATCAAGCAAAGTGATGGAATAACAACTGAGAATTATTATCCCTACAGAGCCAAAGATGAGTCTTGTGACTCATCCAAG TTGAATGGTCCTGTAGTGATCATTGATGGCTATGAAATGGTTCCCGAAAAGGATGAAAAAGCTCTAATGAAAGCTGTTGCAAACCAACCTGTGTCTATTGCTATAGATGCTGGTGGTACGGATTTCCAGTTCTACTCGGAG GGAGTTTTCATTGGAGACTGCGGCACCGAGCCGAACCATGGTGTTGCAGTGGTAGGATACGGAGCAACCTTAGATGGGACAAAGTACTGGATAGTAAAGAACTCGTGGGGCGAAGACTGGGGAGAGAAGGGCTACATACGAATGAAACGAGACGTTGATGCAGAAGAAGGGCTTTGTGGTTTAACCTTAGAAGCGTCTTACCCTGTGAAGTTGCAGTCTAACAACAATAGAAAAAGTTCCCCCAGATCCAAGGCCAAGGATGAACTGTAA